The following are encoded in a window of Verrucomicrobiia bacterium genomic DNA:
- the lepB gene encoding signal peptidase I, whose product MALLLHWFLSHNVRNAIAAERHVRRTLRAQADLVAPAGHEAILAACAALRQTARETTHKQKLAAAVEELEKAAGKWLKPYPHASLRDNIEVFLVAIAVAMAIRTFFLQPFKIPTGSMQPTLYGITHENLMGREDVAIPTGWQAFVDSWFKGVSYFQVVAESGGQIQDVRPPKRFIFFNLWQKFKIGAQEVTLFFPPDDILQRAGLVDLHRLPDGAFYFTPTSREFQPGETVMRLKVISGDHLFVDRMTYNFRRPRRGEIIVFATKGIRDLPQNQYYIKRMVAMGGEKVRIGDDNHLIINGTRLDASTPNFERVYTFDLNHPQKGQYFGHMNRTVGLKVAQILRDPSLTALAYHFPDAKAEFVVRPKHYLAMGDNTLNSSDSRNWGDLPQENVIGKSFFVYWPFGERFGWEHLANSERK is encoded by the coding sequence ATGGCATTGTTGTTGCATTGGTTTCTAAGTCACAACGTCCGCAACGCCATCGCGGCTGAGCGACACGTGCGCCGCACCTTGCGGGCGCAGGCTGATCTGGTCGCCCCGGCCGGCCATGAGGCCATCCTGGCGGCGTGTGCGGCGCTCCGCCAGACCGCCCGCGAAACCACCCACAAGCAAAAGTTGGCGGCAGCAGTGGAAGAGCTGGAAAAGGCCGCCGGCAAATGGCTCAAGCCCTACCCGCACGCCAGCCTGCGCGACAATATCGAGGTGTTTCTGGTGGCGATCGCCGTTGCCATGGCCATCCGCACCTTTTTCCTCCAGCCCTTCAAAATTCCCACGGGCTCCATGCAGCCGACTCTGTATGGCATCACCCACGAAAATTTGATGGGGCGGGAAGATGTGGCCATTCCCACAGGCTGGCAGGCATTTGTGGATTCGTGGTTCAAAGGCGTCAGTTATTTCCAGGTGGTGGCGGAATCGGGCGGTCAAATTCAAGACGTGCGCCCGCCCAAACGGTTCATCTTTTTCAATCTCTGGCAGAAGTTCAAAATTGGCGCGCAGGAGGTGACCCTGTTTTTTCCGCCGGATGACATTCTGCAGCGGGCCGGGCTGGTGGATTTGCACCGGCTTCCCGACGGGGCCTTTTATTTCACGCCCACCAGCCGCGAATTCCAGCCCGGCGAAACGGTGATGCGTTTGAAGGTCATCAGCGGAGATCATTTGTTTGTGGATCGGATGACTTATAATTTCCGGCGGCCCCGGCGCGGAGAAATCATTGTCTTCGCCACCAAAGGCATCCGGGATTTACCCCAGAACCAATATTACATTAAACGCATGGTGGCCATGGGGGGCGAGAAAGTGCGTATTGGCGATGACAATCATTTGATCATCAATGGCACCCGCTTGGATGCCAGCACCCCTAATTTTGAACGCGTTTATACCTTCGACCTCAATCATCCCCAAAAAGGTCAGTACTTTGGCCACATGAATCGGACGGTGGGCTTAAAGGTGGCCCAAATCCTGCGCGACCCGAGCCTGACCGCCCTGGCTTATCACTTCCCGGATGCCAAGGCCGAGTTCGTTGTGCGGCCCAAGCATTACCTGGCGATGGGCGACAACACCTTGAACAGCTCCGACTCGCGTAACTGGGGTGATCTGCCACAGGAAAATGTCATTGGGAAATCCTTTTTTGTGTATTGGCCCTTCGGCGAGCGGTTTGGTTGGGAACACCTGGCCAATAGCGAACGGAAATAA